One Pan paniscus chromosome 16, NHGRI_mPanPan1-v2.0_pri, whole genome shotgun sequence DNA segment encodes these proteins:
- the MKRN3 gene encoding probable E3 ubiquitin-protein ligase makorin-3 isoform X2, whose amino-acid sequence MEEPAAPSEAHEAAGAQAGAEAAREGVSGPDLPVCEPSGESAAPDSALPHAARGWAPFPVAPVPAHLRRGGLRPAPASGGGAWPSPLPSRSSGIWTKQIICRYYIHGQCKEGENCRYSHDLSGRKMATEGGVLPPGASAGGGPSTAAHIEPPTQEVAEAPPAASSLSLPVIGSAAERGFFEAERDNADRGAAGGAGVESWADAIEFVPGQPYRGRWVASAPEAPLQSSETERKQMAVGSGLRFCYYASRGVCFRGESCMYLHGDICDMCGLQTLHPMDAAQREEHMRACIEAHEKDMELSFAVQRGMDKVCGICMEVVYEKANPNDRRFGILSNCNHSFCIRCIRRWRSARQFENRIVKSCPQCRVTSELVIPSEFWVEEEEEKQKLIQQYKEAMSNKACR is encoded by the coding sequence ATGGAAGAGCCTGCAGCTCCCTCAGAAGCCCACGAGGCAGCCGGGGCCCAGGCAGGTGCTGAGGCAGCAAGGGAGGGTGTGTCTGGGCCGGACCTTCCCGTCTGTGAGCCCTCCGGGGAATCTGCTGCTCCAGATTCAGCCCTGCCACATGCGGCAAGGGGCTGGGCCCCCTTCCCTGTAGCTCCAGTCCCTGCCCACCTCCGCAGAGGAGGCCTGAGGCCTGCCCCAGCCTCaggaggaggagcctggcccaGTCCGTTGCCGAGCCGAAGCAGCGGCATTTGGACAAAGCAGATCATCTGCAGGTATTATATACATGGGCAGTGCAAGGAGGGGGAGAACTGTCGCTATTCGCACGACCTTTCTGGTCGGAAGATGGCCACTGAGGGCGGCGTTTTGCCGCCTGGGGCCTCTGCAGGTGGAGGCCCTAGCACGGCTGCGCACATCGAGCCCCCGACTCAGGAAGTGGCGGAAGCCCCCCCGGCTGCATCCTCCCTTTCCTTGCCTGTGATTGGCTCGGCTGCTGAAAGGGGTTTCTTTGAAGCGGAGAGAGACAATGCAGACCGTGGAGCTGCTGGAGGAGCAGGTGTAGAAAGCTGGGCGGATGCCATTGAGTTTGTTCCAGGGCAGCCCTACCGGGGCCGCTGGGTTGCATCTGCCCCCGAGGCTCCTCTACAGAGCTCAGAGACTGAGAGGAAGCAGATGGCTGTGGGCAGTGGGTTGCGGTTTTGCTATTATGCTTCCAGGGGAGTTTGCTTTCGTGGGGAGAGCTGTATGTACCTCCATGGAGACATATGCGACATGTGTGGGCTGCAGACCTTGCACCCCATGGATGCTGCCCAGAGGGAAGAACATATGAGGGCCTGCATTGAAGCACACGAGAAAGATATGGAACTCTCGTTTGCTGTGCAGCGTGGTATGGACAAGGTGTGTGGCATCTGCATGGAGGTTGTCTATGAGAAGGCCAACCCCAATGACCGCCGCTTTGGCATTCTTTCCAATTGCAACCATTCCTTCTGTATTAGGTGTATCCGCAGGTGGAGAAGTGCCAGACAGTTTGAGAACAGGATCGTCAAGTCTTGCCCACAGTGCAGGGTCACCTCCGAATTGGTCATTCCCAGTGAGTtctgggtggaggaggaggaagagaagcagaaacTTATTCAGCAATACAAGGAGGCAATGAGCAACAAGGCCTGCAG
- the MKRN3 gene encoding probable E3 ubiquitin-protein ligase makorin-3 isoform X1, which translates to MEEPAAPSEAHEAAGAQAGAEAAREGVSGPDLPVCEPSGESAAPDSALPHAARGWAPFPVAPVPAHLRRGGLRPAPASGGGAWPSPLPSRSSGIWTKQIICRYYIHGQCKEGENCRYSHDLSGRKMATEGGVLPPGASAGGGPSTAAHIEPPTQEVAEAPPAASSLSLPVIGSAAERGFFEAERDNADRGAAGGAGVESWADAIEFVPGQPYRGRWVASAPEAPLQSSETERKQMAVGSGLRFCYYASRGVCFRGESCMYLHGDICDMCGLQTLHPMDAAQREEHMRACIEAHEKDMELSFAVQRGMDKVCGICMEVVYEKANPNDRRFGILSNCNHSFCIRCIRRWRSARQFENRIVKSCPQCRVTSELVIPSEFWVEEEEEKQKLIQQYKEAMSNKACRFTAVKNLPGVSDETLDFGLLS; encoded by the exons ATGGAAGAGCCTGCAGCTCCCTCAGAAGCCCACGAGGCAGCCGGGGCCCAGGCAGGTGCTGAGGCAGCAAGGGAGGGTGTGTCTGGGCCGGACCTTCCCGTCTGTGAGCCCTCCGGGGAATCTGCTGCTCCAGATTCAGCCCTGCCACATGCGGCAAGGGGCTGGGCCCCCTTCCCTGTAGCTCCAGTCCCTGCCCACCTCCGCAGAGGAGGCCTGAGGCCTGCCCCAGCCTCaggaggaggagcctggcccaGTCCGTTGCCGAGCCGAAGCAGCGGCATTTGGACAAAGCAGATCATCTGCAGGTATTATATACATGGGCAGTGCAAGGAGGGGGAGAACTGTCGCTATTCGCACGACCTTTCTGGTCGGAAGATGGCCACTGAGGGCGGCGTTTTGCCGCCTGGGGCCTCTGCAGGTGGAGGCCCTAGCACGGCTGCGCACATCGAGCCCCCGACTCAGGAAGTGGCGGAAGCCCCCCCGGCTGCATCCTCCCTTTCCTTGCCTGTGATTGGCTCGGCTGCTGAAAGGGGTTTCTTTGAAGCGGAGAGAGACAATGCAGACCGTGGAGCTGCTGGAGGAGCAGGTGTAGAAAGCTGGGCGGATGCCATTGAGTTTGTTCCAGGGCAGCCCTACCGGGGCCGCTGGGTTGCATCTGCCCCCGAGGCTCCTCTACAGAGCTCAGAGACTGAGAGGAAGCAGATGGCTGTGGGCAGTGGGTTGCGGTTTTGCTATTATGCTTCCAGGGGAGTTTGCTTTCGTGGGGAGAGCTGTATGTACCTCCATGGAGACATATGCGACATGTGTGGGCTGCAGACCTTGCACCCCATGGATGCTGCCCAGAGGGAAGAACATATGAGGGCCTGCATTGAAGCACACGAGAAAGATATGGAACTCTCGTTTGCTGTGCAGCGTGGTATGGACAAGGTGTGTGGCATCTGCATGGAGGTTGTCTATGAGAAGGCCAACCCCAATGACCGCCGCTTTGGCATTCTTTCCAATTGCAACCATTCCTTCTGTATTAGGTGTATCCGCAGGTGGAGAAGTGCCAGACAGTTTGAGAACAGGATCGTCAAGTCTTGCCCACAGTGCAGGGTCACCTCCGAATTGGTCATTCCCAGTGAGTtctgggtggaggaggaggaagagaagcagaaacTTATTCAGCAATACAAGGAGGCAATGAGCAACAAGGCCTGCAG gttcACAGCTGTAAAGAACTTGCCTggagtctcagatgagactttggactttggacttttgagttga